The following proteins come from a genomic window of Platichthys flesus chromosome 1, fPlaFle2.1, whole genome shotgun sequence:
- the LOC133958879 gene encoding high choriolytic enzyme 1-like, protein MTPSVSLLLLLLLGLSQAHPLQEEVMEEDVPENTMDISTRILASNNAIDEIHEEEIEEEVPEGTMDITTGILTSNNATDEILLEGDLVAPRTRNAMKCWSQKCLWRKASNGQVVIPFTLSREFSSMERQKIDRAMKAFQRRTCIRFVPRQNQRDYISIENRGGCFSSLGRVGGRQVLSLNRGGCVQNGIIQHEINHALGFNHEQTRSDRDRYVRINWGNINQGMAYNFYKKDTNNLNTPYDYSSIMHYGRTAFAIQRGRDTITPIPNSNVRIGQRQGMSSLDIMRINRFYSC, encoded by the coding sequence ATGACTCCCAGtgtcagcctgctgctgctgctcttgcttgGCCTCTCACAGGCTCAtcctctccaggaggaggtAATGGAAGAAGACGTTCCTGAGAACACCATGGATATTTCAACCAGGATTCTGGCCTCAAACAACGCCATAGATGAGATACATGAGGAGGAAATTGAAGAAGAAGTTCCCGAGGGCACCATGGACATCACCACCGGGATTCTGACCTCAAACAATGCCACAGATGAGATCCTGCTGGAAGGAGACCTGGTCGCTCCGAGAACCCGGAACGCCATGAAGTGCTGGTCTCAGAAGTGCCTGTGGAGGAAAGCCTCAAACGGTCAGGTGGTGATCCCCTTCACCCTGAGCAGAGAGTTCAGCAGCATGGAGAGGCAGAAGATCGACCGTGCCATGAAAGCCTTCCAAAGAAGGACCTGCATCCGCTTCGTCCCCCGTCAGAACCAGCGCGACTACATCAGCATTGAGAACAGAGGCggatgtttctcctctctgggcAGAGTGGGAGGCAGACAGGTGCTCTCTCTCAACAGGGGGGGCTGTGTCCAAAACGGAATCATCCAGCATGAGATCAACCACGCTCTGGGCTTCAACCACGAGCAGACCAGGAGCGACCGCGACAGATATGTCAGGATCAACTGGGGGAACATCAACCAGGGGATGGCCTACAACTTCTACAAGAAGGACACCAACAACCTGAACACTCCCTACGACTACTCCTCCATCATGCACTACGGAAGAACAGCCTTCGCCATCCAACGGGGGAGGGACACCATCACCCCCATCCCCAACTCCAACGTCCGGATCGGCCAGAGGCAGGGCATGTCCTCCTTGGACATCATGAGAATCAACAGGTTCTATAGCTGCTAA
- the LOC133955371 gene encoding high choriolytic enzyme 1-like, with protein sequence MTPSVSLLLLLLLGLSQAHPLQEEVMEEDVPENTMDISTRILASNNAIDEIHEEEIEEEVPEGTMDITTGILTSNNATDEILLEGDLVAPRTRNAMKCWSQKCLWRKASNGQVVIPFTLSREFSSMERQKIDRAMKAFQRRTCIRFVPRQNQRDYISIENRGGCFSSLGRVGGRQVLSLNRGGCVQNGIIQHEINHALGFNHEQTRSDRDRYVRINWGNINQGMAYNFYKKDTNNLNTPYDYSSIMHYGRTAFAIQRGRDTITPIPNSNVRIGQRQGMSSLDIMRINRFYSC encoded by the coding sequence ATGACTCCCAGtgtcagcctgctgctgctgctcttgctcGGCCTCTCACAGGCTCAtcctctccaggaggaggtAATGGAAGAAGACGTTCCTGAGAACACCATGGATATTTCAACCAGGATTCTGGCCTCAAACAACGCCATAGATGAGATACATGAGGAGGAAATTGAAGAAGAAGTTCCCGAGGGCACCATGGACATCACCACCGGGATTCTGACCTCAAACAATGCCACAGATGAGATCCTGCTGGAAGGAGACCTGGTCGCTCCGAGAACCCGGAACGCCATGAAGTGCTGGTCTCAGAAGTGCCTGTGGAGGAAAGCCTCAAACGGTCAGGTGGTGATCCCCTTCACCCTGAGCAGAGAGTTCAGCAGCATGGAGAGGCAGAAGATCGACCGTGCCATGAAAGCCTTCCAAAGAAGGACCTGCATCCGCTTCGTCCCCCGTCAGAACCAGCGCGACTACATCAGCATTGAGAACAGAGGCggatgtttctcctctctgggcAGAGTGGGAGGCAGACAGGTGCTCTCTCTCAACAGGGGGGGCTGTGTCCAAAACGGAATCATCCAGCATGAGATCAACCACGCTCTGGGCTTCAACCACGAGCAGACCAGGAGCGACCGCGACAGATATGTCAGGATCAACTGGGGGAACATCAACCAGGGGATGGCCTACAACTTCTACAAGAAGGACACCAACAACCTGAACACTCCCTACGACTACTCCTCCATCATGCACTACGGAAGAACAGCCTTCGCCATCCAACGGGGGAGGGACACCATCACCCCCATCCCCAACTCCAACGTCCGGATCGGCCAGAGGCAGGGCATGTCCTCCTTGGACATCATGAGAATCAACAGGTTCTATAGCTGCTAA